AAGACCGTCACTGGTGTTATTTTACGCAATCAGCGTCTTTGCAGTGTCTTTTATTAACGTTCTGCATTTCTTCATGGTCAGAACCTTTCCTTATTAATGTTTTCTAGGTATTATTGCAGTAAATGCCGCAGTCCTGTGTTGTTGGCGGATTCCTTCAATGCAGAGAAGTATGCTTAAGTACTTCACGTCTAACCCAGCCGCCAGTAAGTTCACTTGTGCTACACGATTGTGCCCTCCTTGTATTTGCAGTGTGCACGTTTTTTAGAatatctttttctctttcacgcCAGAAACACGCTGCCTTCCCATGGCCCTGTCCTCCTTCAGCCATTACTCCATCATGCACATGGTGGCCAACATGTATGTCCTATGGACATTCTCCTCAGGGATCGTCTCTCTTTTGGGGAAAGAGCAGTTTCTTGCAGTCTACCTGTCTGCTGGTGAGTGAAATAAAGAATAGGGCTGGGATCTCATAATATTTATTAAATCTAAACACACTATTGCATGAATActtgaatattttttatattaatgttCAGTCTTGCTTTCAGCATTCCAGTGCAGATACTGAAattatttcatttgcttcacatTTGACTGCAACTCAGTTAATTGATTTATTCCCACTGTTAACCATTCTATCCATCAATGTATTACagcaactaaaataaaaatgacaaaaaaagctATGTTTTAATGTTGGGACGCTCTAACTGTTGGGGCCTTTCAGTGATATAGATGGTTGGAAGGATAATTGGGAAGATAGACAACAAGAAGTAAGTAGGGGCACTGAATTTCCGATTGATTTTCAGCTCTGTGTATTTTTAGGTGTGATTTCCACTATGGTCAGTTACACATGTAAAGCAGCCACCGGGCGTCTCTATCCATCATTAGGGGCGGTAAGATATTTGCTTAAATCTGTTTTAAAGCTCAGCACAAATGAAGGACACCTGTGACCTGCAACTGTGTTTGATCCACAGTCGGGTGCTGTCATGGCGGTACTCGCTGCTGTCTGCTCTAAGATGCCAGAGGCCAAGCTCAGCATAATCTTCCTTCCCATGGTCATTTTCACAGCAGGAAATGTAAGTGCTGCACAATTCATAATTCCTACATACACTCCCtggacacttcattaggtacaccttgctagttcTGTGTTGGACTCCCTTTTGCCTTGACagctgtcttaattcttcatggcatagattcaacgaggtgatggaaacattccacagagattttggtctttattgacacagttgctgcaaattTGTTGGCTTCACATccgtgatgtgaatctcctgttccacctcaTTCCAgcggtgctctattggattgagagctgatgactgtggaggccatttgagaaaAGTGTGCTCATTGTCATGcttaagaaaccagtttgaagtTATTTgggctttgtgacatggcaggttgtcctgctagaagcagccatcagaagatggtacactgtggtcataaagtgatggacatggtcagcaacaatactcaggtaggctgtggtgtttaaaaaaTGCTCAGTTTGTACTAGggggcccaaaatgtgccaagaaaatatcccccatatCATtaaaccaccagcagcagcctgaactgttgattcaaggcaggatggagccatgctttcatgttgtttatgctaaATTCTGACTCTGCCAtgtaaatgttgcagcagaaattgaaactcatcaaaccaggcaacgtttttccaACCTTTGATTGTGTAATTAGCTCATGTGGACCGTACCctcggtttcctgttcttagccgACAGAAGTGGCACCCGGCGTGGTCTTCTGCcactgtagcccatctgcttcaaggttggaTGTGTTATGCATTcagaggtgctcttctgcataccttggctttaaggagtggttatttgagtgactgttgccttcctatcagcttgaagcaatctggcaaaagcaaaactgccactcactggatataatttttttttttttttcttttggaccaTTGTCTGCAAACCGTatagatggttgtgtgggaaaatcccagttgatgaacagtttctgaaatactctgaCCAGCTTCTCTGACACCAAAACCATCTTCTTCATTCtcctgctcagtttgaacttgagCAGGTGGAGTTGCTGCTATGGTATTGGCtggttagatatttgcattaacaagcagttgaagtggccagtgaatgtaatgtaaatgtttctacttatttgtgtttatgtgcaccAGTGACTGTGGTTAAGCATCCGTGGTTTGAAGGAATTATTTCACCTTTGAGGTGTAATTTGGAAGCACTGCTGGTTCACATATTAAATAGTGTTTACATTATAATGCTGTATTTTTGCTGCAGGAAGAGATGcatgatcaaaatgaaaaagcacGTGTATGAGTGAATGTGAAGGTGTGCATCTCTGAATACACTATAAAGACACTGTTGCTTTTGATGCACTTCAGTAAATTGACTGTAACTTTGGCTTCTGACAATTCGTTTATCTTTAGGCTCTGAAAGCACTCATTGCCATAGATACAGCAGGACTTCTGTTGGGATGGCGGTGGTTTGACCATGCAGCTCACCTTGGTGGAGCCCTCTTTGGAGTGTGAGTTCTTATTTTTACCCTTTTCTTTGTGCACTTCAACTCAGTCAGAAAcgcagaggaaaaaagcatgtaATGGTTCTGTGCTACTTTGGGTCTTACAGTAAATGTGGCCTGACAGGAGCATCCTGTTCTGCAGTCTCTACATTTGACACTAATCCAGGCATCTCTTCATACAGGTGGTATGTGGCATATGGTCATAAACTCATTTGGAGGAAGAGGGAGCCACTTGTAAAGTTGTGGCATGATGTGCGTTCTCCAGGCGGCAGAGGTTCCAGGCCTGGGCGTGGACCTGGAGCTGGTGGTGATGGAGGACCATCATCATAAGGAGCCTGCAGGGTCCCTGAAATTCTTTGTAAAAGAACTGGAATCTATCCCAAGGAATATGCAAGGACACTTTTATCCAATGATATGGAGTCAGCTGTTATTCATAAATAAATCTAGTTTCACATCCAAAGTTAGTAATAAGCATTTGTTGATTTAATGTAACGCAGAgacttgaaattaaaaaaaaaaaaaaaatcaggtcagATTTAATATCTAGTGTTGTGGTCAAGATGTTTACTTTGTAGACGTTACCCGTAGGGTAACAGATGTCTCAACTGTAATTCTCCTACCTCATTTAGCACTGTTCTACCAACACTGTGCTGGTGCCAAATCTCAAAGTAGTTCTATACATTTATACCAAGAAAGCACGATGCCACCacccccccaccaaaaaaaaaaaaacctggtccCACACTTGATGCTGATGTCAGCAGCAATGGGAGGACATTACTAGAAATTTACCACTCATTTCAAAATGTCTGTCTGTCCCATCTTACCCTAACTTCTGATACAGTATGCAAAGCTCTATAACTTTCAGTTCTAAACACTGTGGCCATGCACTTGCACCTGAATCAGCATGCCGCTGGTGGAAAATAGGTATTAGTAATCTAAAAACCTGAAGCCTAATGgccatgttttgtgtttagattATTCCAGGGAACTGCGTTAGTCACtggacagaaaaaataaataaatacattgtccAAATTAGAAATCAACAAATTTTGTTGGCTGATCCTATTTCTCTATTAAAACTGGCATTCAGACTGTTTAGTGCTTTATGCTTATAGTGTacttttggggggaaaaaactgtATTCTTCTCAAAACAAGCGTATCCAACTATTTTAGATAAATGGGCACTCCTGCTTTTAACTACTAATGTAAGTAATCCATTTGGTAACGTATCTTGTCAGTGCCCTCTATTACAGTACAAAAGTCCAGCcaagttgccttttttttgttgttgttgtaaataTATAGCACATTGAAAATCCACAGGAGCTGGCCCAAAATGAACTCCAGTCAAAGATATATAAGATATCTTGGGGTACAACCAaatgtaatgctttttttttttttttttttttttttttaaacccctagagttgtttaactgctttAGTTAGAAAACCTTTCCTCACAGCACAgtaacatttaaaattaaagctgTGAAGCTATTCATgccaaataaaatatcaaaatgtaatttttactgAAAGTATGAGAATGTGGAACAAAGACATCACCTGCTCTTTTGCCAAAACACGCTCACATAATTCTTCAGATTACCTGATCTCAAATTCTGTTGAGCGAGAATATTTTAATTatctctgctcccagtgaggttgattaccTCGtcatagttttacatcctcactgcgtataactttggatactgtggctcctctgaaaaggaaagcctcaaatcagaagtgccggactccgtggtataattcacaaacgcacagcttaaagcaggtaacccgtaagctggagagggaatggcgtctcactaaattagaagatgctcatttagcctggaaaaagagtttgttgctctataaaaaagccctccgtaaagctaggacatcttactactcatcattaattgaagaaaataagaacaaccccaggtttcttttcagcactgtagccaggctgacaaagagtcagagctctgtagagccgagtattcctttcactttaactagtagtgacttcatggatttctttacaaataaaatttaagacattagagaaaaaattattcataaccatctcaaagatttatcttcatgttcggctgctttcagcactgctggtatttgtttagactcttttgctccagttgatctttcagagttaacttcaatagttacttcctccaaaccagcaacatgtttattagatcccattcctactagactgttcaaagaagtctttccaattattgatgcttcgatcctaaaaatgatcagtctttattagttggctatgtaccacagaccttcaaggtggctgtaattaaacctctacttaaaaagccatcacttgacccagctgtcttagctaattataggccaatctccaaccttccttttctctcaaagattcttgaaagagtagttgtaaaacagctaactgatcatctgcagaggaacggtttatttgaagagtttcagtcaggtttcagaattcatcacagtacagaaacagcattagtgaaggttacaaatgatcttcttagagcctctgacagtggactcatctctgttcttgtcctgttggacctcagtgcagcttttgatactgttgaccataacattttattacagagattagagcatactataggtattaaaggtactgcgctgcagtggtttgaatcatatctaatagactccaatttgttcatgtaaatggggagtcttcttcagacactaaggttaattatggagttccacagggttctgtgctaggaccaattttatttacattatacatgcttcccttaggcagtattattagaaagcattgcatacatttttattgctattatcaggctgtcctaaaagctccctgaaaagccttcagctgatccaaaatgctgcagctagagtactgacagggactagaaagagagagcagatttctcccatattggcttcctgttaaatctagaatagaatttaaaatccttctcctcacctacaaggtcttgaataatcaggccccatcttatctcaaagaccttatagtcccacatcagcccaacagagcacttcgctctcagactgctggcttacttgtggttcctcggatacttaagagtagaatgggaggcagagccttcagctttcaggcccctcttctgtggaaccagcttccagcttggattcgggagacagacaccctctctatttttaagattaggcttaaaactttcctttttgatcaagcttatagttagggctggatcaggtgaccctgaaccatcccttagttatgctgctataggcactgtttcttttcattcaccttatttactttgtttatactctactctgcatttaataattaattattaacctctgtctctcttccacagcatgtcttttctctcccctcagcccaaccggtcgcggcagatgactgcccctccctgagcctggttctgctggaggtttcttcctgttaaaagggagtttttccttcccgctgttgtcaagtgctgctcatagggggtcgttttgactgttgggttttctctgtattattgtagggtctttacctgcaatacaaagtgccttgaggcgactgttgtgatttggcgctatataaataaaattgaattgaattgaattgaactatcAAATCACAATACatttaaagggggaaaaaagtctaTACACAGAATACTGGACATAAAGAGTCATTGTTAAATGCTTTTAATAATTCCTTTTTATTCAAATACTTtggtgggagtttttttttggtcaaagaTTACTACAGAGTACTAACATCTTCTAGTATTTAACAGGGAAAAATAGCACAGAACAATGACTGAATCTGTGAAAGCAAATCAAAGACTAATACTTTTTGGCTTCATGGTAACTGCACAACAATTGGAGAGTTATATATGCTGGCTCTAAGGCACATGTTGGTAAACAATACAAATTAGCTTATCAAATATGGATGTCTCATCAGACAAGGGCATTTGCAGCAAATTCTTCAATCAGTCCTCGCTGTTCAAATCAGGAATccatcactgtcatgctgagaATGACAAACCAGCTCAGAGTCCTAAAACACAGCATAGAAGACTTTACCTACAGATTACCTGAGCtttctaaaaaataaattaaaaacaagaaactgtAATAGGATTAATGttaactgtgtttttgttttttttttgttgtctccAAACACATCCAGTAGTAAATGACTAGGcacagaacacacaaacatataagTATCAGGAAATTCAAACGAATCCTGTGGCCTGTCACATGATGTTAATCAAACAGACTTACCAGACAGCTAAAGCCTTTCTTTAAATCCAAACTCGTCAGCAATGCAGTACTTCCTCATCCCCTGCTCTTGTGATTTGCATAACTGGGGAAGCCAAACTGGGAGACCATCAGGTTGGAGAAGGAAAGAGGCATGAAGCCATAGATCTGTGTCAGCCTGTTTAGGCAGTAGGACCTCTGGAGAAGGTGTTCAGGACGATGCCACATACCCTGGTATCCACTGGTGGCCTCCTTTTCCAGGTTGCGGAGGTCCACAGGTTTGATAAAGACCCCAGAGGGTCGATTCATTTTGCTTAACTTTGAGAGTTTTCTTAAATACAGAGCTACAGCAAAGTTCATGGCAATATCATCACAGTTCTGTGTTTCATCCACCAAAGCATGCACTGCTTGAGGTTGGTCCTGGAAGAGCTGCAAGTAGCGTCGGTGGAAAAAGGCAGCACCAATTAGCACCATGGAGTACCTGCAGTGAAAGCAGGGAGATGGAAGTttggaaaacattaaaataagacCAAGCAACCAATTGGAGGCTTCTATTATGAAGCAGGATTAGTGGCATAGCAACTTCAAGCTTTTCAGAGTTAAAAAGGTGGTTCAAATCTTACCATAGTACAGTATATTGCTATGGTaacttaacataaaaaaaagagaaaaaaaaaattgcatctaaaaatctgtatttattcCTCATCAAGGAAAGACAAGACTTTAGAGACTTACCAAAAACTTTAGACCCTTCCATCTGCTCACAGAGATCCGGGGGATCTCCCAGCAATGTTGATGCTACTTTCCAGGTAATTGATCAGTcagtaggtggtgatttcataAGTTTTGATGCCTAATCTCGACTATAACCTGCTCCAGAACAGTTTAGGTCTGCAGTATAAGCTGCCATAGTGATCTACCCTCTTACAATGTGGTTATCCTAACTAGGCCTTCATCATTATTCTGTTATTCTGCTGTTATTCTGTTATCACCACCGCACCTTAAAACCATTTCAAGTTGTTGCTGTTATAGTAGAATGATGCTATACCTGTTTGAGTTTAGCGTATCCTTATTCTATTTTGCTTATCctatttttttacttatttatttaaattccattttatttattattctaatTCTATGTTTAACCTACCACATACACTGAGACCTGAGAAACTATATTTCATTCACATTATGTCTCACAGTC
This portion of the Archocentrus centrarchus isolate MPI-CPG fArcCen1 chromosome 17, fArcCen1, whole genome shotgun sequence genome encodes:
- the parla gene encoding presenilin-associated rhomboid-like protein A, mitochondrial; amino-acid sequence: MAWRGCAMKWARTEFIRSRNTTSRSSSLNPYNQQRCGFRREAKRPDTKKRNSTQETNASPAEAGTPVPQPLSKVPRPTLFTPLMFTVGFTGCSFGAAAILQYETLKSRLQTAKDEDKSEKGMQGSQDMAYWHDWWNQLSSFQRQLILLMSMAADFWSSFTEGQKTVTGIIAVNAAVLCCWRIPSMQRSMLKYFTSNPAAKTRCLPMALSSFSHYSIMHMVANMYVLWTFSSGIVSLLGKEQFLAVYLSAGVISTMVSYTCKAATGRLYPSLGASGAVMAVLAAVCSKMPEAKLSIIFLPMVIFTAGNALKALIAIDTAGLLLGWRWFDHAAHLGGALFGVWYVAYGHKLIWRKREPLVKLWHDVRSPGGRGSRPGRGPGAGGDGGPSS